In Spiroplasma litorale, a single genomic region encodes these proteins:
- the rnmV gene encoding ribonuclease M5, with protein MKIMQVVVVEGFSDTIKLKKVFGNDNIDTIETNGLALTNQKLNLIAELNKTRGVIIFTDPDGPGLKIRDIINTYLDFNCFNAFINKKMIKNKKKVGIAEAEDEDIKKALIELIKFDNRAKSITWEEYVNNNFYLKDNRNKITKYYNWDKSINNKRLFKWLNYLNLKVDEVKKIIGD; from the coding sequence ATGAAAATAATGCAAGTGGTAGTTGTTGAAGGGTTCTCTGATACTATAAAACTTAAAAAGGTTTTTGGAAACGATAATATAGATACCATAGAAACTAACGGCCTTGCACTAACAAATCAAAAATTAAATTTAATAGCGGAACTTAATAAAACACGTGGCGTAATTATATTTACCGATCCTGATGGACCAGGTCTAAAAATACGTGATATTATTAATACCTACCTTGATTTTAACTGTTTTAATGCTTTTATCAACAAAAAAATGATTAAAAATAAAAAAAAAGTTGGTATTGCAGAAGCAGAAGATGAAGATATTAAAAAAGCTTTAATTGAGTTAATAAAATTCGATAATAGAGCCAAGTCGATTACATGAGAAGAATATGTTAATAATAATTTTTATTTAAAAGACAACAGGAACAAAATAACTAAATACTATAATTGAGATAAAAGTATAAATAATAAGAGACTATTTAAATGACTTAACTATTTAAATTTAAAAGTTGATGAAGTAAAAAAAATAATTGGGGATTAA
- the rsmA gene encoding 16S rRNA (adenine(1518)-N(6)/adenine(1519)-N(6))-dimethyltransferase RsmA: MHIAKKKFGQNFITDGNLIEKIISYLPNEKDQLVIEIGPGKGALTKKLVNQFSKVIAIEIDKDLETILKTSIKNDNFELIIEDFLNVDLENIIKKHNFKKVSIISNTPYYIISSIIFKCFSLQKHITKAVFMVQKEVGERICANINSKNYNNLSVISNYYATPKYLFTINRKLFKPIPEVDSALIEFDFTKNKLGIIKDNEKFTDFVRTLFNNKRKTILNNLSMYTKNKVIASNYILNLKLDPNLRPENLTTDDFISLYKEVNNEN, from the coding sequence ATGCATATAGCTAAAAAGAAATTTGGACAAAATTTTATAACTGACGGTAATCTAATTGAAAAAATTATAAGTTATTTACCAAATGAAAAAGATCAACTTGTAATTGAAATTGGACCTGGCAAAGGGGCATTAACAAAAAAACTTGTTAACCAGTTTTCTAAAGTTATAGCTATTGAAATTGATAAGGATCTTGAAACAATTTTAAAAACATCTATCAAGAATGATAACTTTGAACTAATTATTGAGGATTTTTTAAATGTAGATTTAGAAAATATTATTAAAAAACATAATTTTAAAAAGGTTTCTATTATATCAAACACACCATATTACATAATAAGTTCAATAATATTTAAATGTTTTAGTTTGCAAAAACATATTACTAAAGCTGTTTTTATGGTTCAAAAAGAAGTGGGAGAGCGTATTTGCGCTAATATAAATAGCAAAAACTATAATAATTTGTCAGTAATATCAAATTATTATGCAACCCCAAAGTACTTGTTTACTATAAATAGAAAGCTTTTTAAACCAATTCCCGAGGTAGATTCAGCATTAATAGAATTTGATTTCACTAAAAACAAGTTAGGAATAATAAAAGATAATGAAAAATTTACAGATTTTGTTAGAACGTTATTTAATAATAAAAGAAAAACGATTCTAAATAACCTTAGTATGTACACAAAAAACAAAGTAATCGCTTCAAACTATATCTTAAATCTAAAATTAGATCCAAATTTAAGACCTGAAAATCTTACAACTGATGATTTTATTAGCTTATATAAAGAGGTAAATAATGAAAATTAA
- a CDS encoding GHMP family kinase ATP-binding protein: MKIKSYAKANIWLKVWKKNSFDQFHQIESLVTKVKNLYDVIYIKKITDNSDKVICKNKSLEKNNYIYDVLNILRENKIIKDYYKIYLKKNIPVGSGLGGGTSNAISVAKYFLKDENRPEIIETICKKIGFDSYYFFSNLNTAIVSGFGEVVNPFNENVKIKKQDLLFTNIYCSTKKVYENFDKYFSEEQNFLTKASISVYPELKQYKNKGIMSGSGSTFIKNSFYNKKKNKYLLITETIKNTKYEHLK, encoded by the coding sequence ATGAAAATTAAGTCATACGCAAAGGCAAATATTTGATTAAAAGTATGAAAAAAAAATAGCTTTGACCAATTTCATCAAATTGAAAGTCTAGTTACAAAAGTTAAAAATCTTTATGATGTAATATATATAAAAAAAATAACTGATAATAGTGATAAAGTTATTTGTAAAAATAAGTCACTTGAGAAAAATAATTATATTTATGATGTCCTAAATATATTAAGAGAAAATAAAATTATAAAAGATTATTATAAAATATATCTTAAAAAAAATATTCCTGTTGGTTCAGGGCTTGGTGGTGGAACAAGCAATGCTATATCAGTTGCAAAGTATTTTTTAAAGGATGAAAATAGGCCAGAAATTATTGAGACTATTTGTAAAAAAATAGGATTTGATTCTTACTATTTCTTTTCAAATTTAAATACTGCAATAGTTAGTGGTTTTGGTGAAGTTGTAAATCCATTTAATGAAAATGTCAAGATTAAAAAACAAGATTTGCTATTTACTAATATATATTGTAGTACAAAAAAAGTTTATGAAAATTTTGATAAATATTTTAGCGAAGAGCAAAACTTTTTAACAAAAGCTTCTATCAGCGTTTATCCTGAACTAAAACAATATAAAAATAAAGGAATTATGTCAGGATCAGGGTCAACTTTCATTAAAAACAGTTTTTATAATAAGAAAAAAAATAAGTACTTATTAATAACTGAAACTATTAAAAACACCAAATATGAACATCTAAAATAA
- the argS gene encoding arginine--tRNA ligase — MSIILNAVKIVLEKVINSLNLEGEIITEKTKFEGHFDYTTNFALINAKRNNTNPLELANKIKDQLLKNKEIVKDVQVANPGFINIEINNSELSNVIKTINTKKNLYGSSNKKNFNYNLEIISANPTGFLHIGHARNGVVGDSVRRILEFAGFNVSVEYYTNDAGNQINILAVTVFYQYLKLLGVEVEKPYETYGGTMYEEFANILIKKYGDKFKDNSIVDNKINDEKTHQLFKNESINYFLNNIKNQINMLNVRIDYFSSEQKMYDDNLINKTLDLYKTLGKTYEKDSALWLKTTEFGDDKDRVLKKTDGSFTYITPDIACHDERIKRTKADKYVNFWGGDHHGYITRIRAGLALLNHKFDILDIDIIQMVRLIRNGQEYKMSKRKGTAVWLIDLIEMVGCDAIRYMLASKNPSSHMDFDLDLVLEKNANNPVYYAQYATARCKKLIDKVQKHEKLDQDFNWNTKEKEIIMHLDDFNSTIEYSANKRLPNILCDYIQKLSKLFHSYYGNEKIIDIEDEKTTAQKIQLVNSVYQVLSNGLGLIGVSVKDQM; from the coding sequence ATGAGTATAATATTGAATGCTGTTAAGATAGTTTTAGAGAAAGTAATTAATTCTCTAAATCTTGAAGGTGAAATAATAACTGAAAAAACAAAATTTGAAGGTCATTTTGATTACACAACAAACTTTGCATTGATTAATGCAAAAAGAAATAATACAAACCCTTTAGAACTTGCAAACAAAATTAAAGATCAATTATTAAAAAATAAAGAAATCGTTAAAGATGTTCAAGTTGCTAATCCTGGTTTTATTAATATAGAAATTAATAACAGTGAGCTTTCAAATGTAATAAAAACAATTAATACAAAAAAGAATCTATATGGTTCATCAAATAAAAAAAATTTTAACTATAACTTAGAAATAATATCTGCAAATCCTACAGGATTCTTACATATTGGTCACGCTAGAAATGGTGTTGTTGGTGATTCAGTTAGAAGAATACTAGAATTTGCAGGATTTAATGTTAGTGTCGAATATTATACAAATGATGCAGGTAATCAGATAAATATACTAGCAGTTACAGTGTTTTATCAGTATTTAAAGTTATTAGGTGTAGAAGTTGAAAAACCCTATGAAACATATGGTGGGACAATGTATGAGGAATTTGCAAATATTTTAATTAAAAAATACGGAGATAAATTTAAAGATAATTCAATAGTTGATAATAAAATAAACGACGAAAAAACTCATCAACTGTTTAAAAATGAGTCAATAAACTATTTTTTAAACAATATAAAAAATCAAATTAATATGTTAAATGTAAGAATTGATTATTTTTCAAGCGAGCAAAAAATGTATGATGATAATTTAATAAATAAAACATTAGATTTATATAAAACTTTGGGTAAAACATACGAAAAAGATTCAGCACTTTGATTAAAAACAACAGAATTTGGTGATGATAAAGATAGAGTATTAAAAAAAACAGATGGTTCTTTCACATACATCACTCCAGACATTGCATGTCACGATGAAAGAATTAAACGAACAAAAGCAGATAAATATGTAAATTTTTGAGGTGGAGACCATCATGGTTATATCACACGTATAAGAGCAGGTTTGGCTTTATTAAATCATAAGTTTGATATTCTAGATATTGATATTATACAAATGGTTAGATTAATAAGAAATGGCCAAGAATATAAAATGTCAAAAAGAAAAGGTACTGCTGTTTGATTAATTGATTTAATTGAAATGGTTGGTTGTGATGCAATTAGATATATGCTTGCATCTAAAAATCCCTCTTCACATATGGACTTTGATTTAGACTTAGTTTTGGAAAAAAATGCAAATAACCCAGTTTATTATGCTCAATACGCAACTGCAAGATGTAAAAAATTAATTGACAAAGTTCAAAAACACGAAAAATTAGATCAAGACTTTAATTGAAATACAAAAGAAAAAGAAATAATAATGCATTTAGACGACTTTAATTCAACAATCGAATATTCAGCAAACAAACGATTACCAAATATTCTTTGTGATTATATTCAAAAACTATCTAAGCTATTTCACTCATATTATGGAAATGAAAAAATAATTGACATCGAAGATGAAAAAACAACTGCACAGAAAATTCAACTAGTAAACTCTGTATATCAAGTTTTATCTAATGGACTTGGTTTAATTGGAGTTAGTGTAAAAGATCAAATGTAG
- a CDS encoding rod shape-determining protein produces the protein MAKLNIRAGKHIAIDIGTYKTRIFIDGLGIIFNQASLVAVDYKLNKIIAYGDNAKKYIGILSGNLKVVKLVKKGVVTNIELLKSFLGYTLTKHKELLKTAYVTLACPVDLTGLERNSLIDAIKSLGVAFVKVEDDIKLALLGAGIDISSSDGWLCLDIGCGKTTIAMISTDTTVASSTSKFGGAIIDDEVIKYLKAKKSIVVGEKTAEAVKIGVACLLKPKETLKVKAYGYDITSAMPREIEITDSDIIKIIQFSFGNLADTVISLIEKLSNESAIDVIKNGIVVTGGLASIHGVKTFFEKYFEIPVRIAKNSASAVIDGAIAHKEKTLKALDFENGVTQELTL, from the coding sequence TTGGCAAAGTTAAATATAAGAGCTGGCAAACATATTGCTATAGATATCGGAACATATAAAACACGAATATTTATAGACGGACTTGGAATAATATTTAACCAAGCATCATTAGTTGCTGTTGATTACAAACTTAACAAAATTATTGCTTATGGTGATAATGCTAAGAAGTACATTGGAATTTTAAGTGGTAATCTAAAAGTGGTAAAACTTGTTAAAAAAGGTGTAGTTACAAACATTGAACTATTAAAAAGTTTTTTAGGATACACACTTACAAAACATAAAGAACTATTAAAAACTGCTTATGTAACATTAGCATGTCCTGTTGATCTAACTGGTTTAGAAAGAAATTCTTTAATTGATGCTATAAAATCACTTGGTGTTGCATTTGTAAAGGTTGAAGACGATATAAAACTTGCTCTATTAGGAGCAGGAATTGATATTTCTAGTTCTGATGGTTGATTATGCCTTGATATTGGTTGTGGAAAAACTACAATCGCAATGATATCAACTGATACAACCGTTGCATCATCAACATCAAAATTTGGTGGTGCTATTATAGATGACGAAGTAATTAAGTATTTAAAAGCAAAAAAATCAATAGTAGTTGGTGAAAAGACTGCAGAAGCAGTTAAAATTGGTGTTGCATGTCTATTAAAACCAAAGGAAACTTTAAAAGTGAAAGCTTATGGTTATGACATTACATCAGCAATGCCAAGAGAAATCGAAATAACAGACAGTGATATTATTAAAATTATCCAATTCTCATTTGGTAATCTTGCAGATACAGTAATTAGTTTAATTGAAAAACTATCTAATGAATCTGCAATTGATGTAATTAAAAATGGTATTGTTGTAACAGGTGGTTTAGCATCAATACATGGAGTGAAAACATTTTTTGAAAAATACTTTGAAATTCCTGTAAGAATAGCTAAAAACTCAGCTTCAGCTGTTATAGATGGAGCTATTGCACATAAAGAAAAAACTTTAAAAGCACTAGATTTTGAAAATGGTGTAACTCAAGAACTAACATTATAA
- the mreB gene encoding rod shape-determining protein, whose translation MASWDRKKEFVALDLGTANVVAYLGGQGIIYNEPSTMAYDVHTNTVIASGELAYEMVGKTNDDVRMVVPLVDGVIADLDAAKDLIKIIFSRIKLSDILKNALVVLACPSGVTELERGALKQVVVDMGARKVLVEEEVKLSAIGAGINISLASGHLVVDIGGGTTDIAIISAGDIIISRSIKVAGNHFDEEIRKYIRAEYNVLVGIKTAEKIKIEIGSLTKIDNGRTFRAFGRDVISGLPREVIIAPDEVKNALLAPFSKITDLIVEVMENTPAELAGDIIRNGITICGGGALIRGIDAYFESIFQLKVIKAQDPLLTVIEGTKEYEKQAEKWLEIVDLRDAREYVIK comes from the coding sequence ATGGCATCATGAGACCGTAAAAAAGAATTCGTAGCTCTTGATCTTGGTACAGCAAACGTTGTTGCTTACTTAGGTGGACAAGGAATCATATATAATGAACCTTCAACAATGGCTTACGATGTTCATACAAATACAGTTATTGCATCAGGTGAATTGGCGTATGAAATGGTTGGTAAAACCAACGATGATGTAAGAATGGTTGTTCCATTAGTTGATGGAGTTATCGCTGACTTAGACGCAGCAAAAGATTTGATTAAAATTATCTTTTCACGTATCAAATTATCAGACATCTTAAAAAATGCTTTAGTAGTTCTTGCTTGCCCTTCAGGAGTTACTGAATTAGAAAGAGGAGCATTAAAACAAGTTGTTGTTGATATGGGAGCAAGAAAAGTTCTAGTTGAAGAAGAAGTAAAACTTTCTGCAATTGGAGCAGGTATTAACATATCACTAGCAAGTGGTCACTTAGTTGTTGACATTGGTGGAGGAACTACTGATATCGCTATTATCTCAGCTGGGGATATTATTATTTCAAGATCAATCAAAGTTGCCGGAAATCACTTTGACGAAGAAATAAGAAAATACATTCGTGCAGAATACAACGTTTTAGTAGGTATTAAAACTGCAGAAAAAATTAAAATAGAAATTGGTTCATTAACAAAAATTGATAATGGACGTACATTCCGTGCATTTGGACGTGATGTAATATCAGGATTACCAAGAGAAGTTATTATTGCACCAGATGAAGTTAAAAATGCTTTATTGGCACCATTCTCAAAAATTACTGACTTAATTGTAGAAGTTATGGAAAACACACCTGCTGAACTTGCAGGAGATATCATTAGAAATGGTATTACTATTTGTGGTGGTGGAGCATTAATAAGAGGTATCGACGCATACTTTGAATCAATCTTCCAATTAAAAGTTATTAAAGCACAAGATCCTTTATTAACTGTAATTGAAGGAACTAAAGAATACGAAAAACAAGCTGAAAAATGACTTGAAATCGTTGATTTACGTGACGCAAGAGAATACGTTATTAAATAA
- a CDS encoding MATE family efflux transporter: MESEIKTKYKFKEFENKHTVYITKREWILRYSHPFAALMFMAGPMMLIALVNGLYGVLDKQLTLNFAINQIEKLYNNYLGSGVGPGISYHSTIETASEDVFKQIINVSTQYSNTVVIILESLSMLTAIGTAINFGQYMGQRDQKKMNQVLINGLIQTIILSLISILVMYFLSQFILVWQTGVPWSDRDSTLSYSLSKEYCSVFVFSFPLLSLAMFTTTLLRTEGKIWFVVIINLVSVVINAIFGYIFLDILQLGMAGAVYGSMVAWTFMIVCSVILVYTSKNTFLRPEFKKFRFNNKEGLDIWLNGVGPFFMNGAFGIISGISTRMVGDIHNGEEMYRNGMAIKVIFFPNASDKSYYHEEYITDTVRVLSSAFPWNMIIWAPVVGILQGGVNSIAYSKGAKKDKRLWEIIKWMLIINFVWMTILLLILTLFGSYMMQMFDGPTNGGWKSDDKRWWFLMYLSCILFSTTTYAAMPYFNGIGKSYISIILSLARTFVFQISFLFIGYYVAKAASNDGTKDWLYFLIYSFSEIPAGIIAFILLFFAFKKSKKIGIVDKADDFEKISYFEAKLSQLIIDHNKRITILNNKLKDSDKLLEQLENENKVTEKKFLKVNNKNLNINKEKTA, encoded by the coding sequence TTGGAAAGTGAAATTAAAACTAAATATAAATTTAAAGAGTTTGAAAATAAACATACTGTTTATATTACTAAAAGAGAGTGAATTTTAAGATATTCTCACCCTTTTGCTGCTTTAATGTTTATGGCGGGACCTATGATGCTTATAGCTTTAGTTAATGGATTATATGGAGTTTTAGATAAACAACTAACATTAAATTTTGCAATTAATCAAATTGAAAAGTTATACAATAATTATCTTGGAAGCGGTGTTGGTCCTGGTATAAGTTATCACTCAACTATTGAAACTGCTTCAGAGGATGTATTTAAACAAATAATAAATGTTTCAACACAATATTCAAATACAGTTGTAATTATTTTAGAGTCGCTTTCAATGTTAACAGCAATTGGTACTGCTATAAACTTTGGTCAATATATGGGTCAAAGAGATCAAAAGAAAATGAATCAAGTTTTAATTAATGGTTTAATACAAACAATAATACTTTCTCTAATAAGTATTTTGGTAATGTATTTTTTATCTCAGTTTATTCTTGTTTGGCAAACAGGTGTGCCGTGATCTGATAGAGACTCTACACTATCATATTCTTTATCAAAAGAATATTGCTCTGTATTTGTTTTCAGTTTTCCCCTTCTAAGTTTAGCTATGTTTACAACCACTCTTCTTAGAACGGAAGGAAAGATTTGATTTGTTGTAATAATAAACTTAGTTTCAGTTGTAATTAATGCAATATTTGGTTATATATTTTTAGACATTTTACAACTAGGAATGGCTGGAGCTGTTTATGGTTCAATGGTTGCATGAACCTTTATGATTGTTTGTTCTGTAATATTAGTCTATACTTCTAAAAATACATTCTTGAGACCTGAATTCAAAAAATTCAGATTCAACAATAAAGAAGGTTTAGATATTTGACTTAATGGTGTTGGTCCATTCTTTATGAATGGTGCTTTTGGAATAATTAGTGGTATTTCTACTAGAATGGTTGGAGATATTCATAATGGTGAAGAAATGTATAGAAATGGGATGGCAATAAAAGTTATTTTCTTCCCTAATGCATCTGATAAAAGTTATTACCATGAAGAATACATAACTGATACAGTTAGAGTATTATCTTCAGCATTCCCATGAAATATGATTATATGAGCTCCCGTTGTGGGAATACTTCAAGGTGGAGTTAACTCAATTGCTTATAGCAAAGGGGCTAAAAAAGATAAGAGACTTTGAGAAATAATAAAATGAATGTTAATTATTAATTTTGTATGAATGACAATATTGCTTCTAATACTTACGTTGTTTGGATCTTACATGATGCAAATGTTTGATGGTCCAACAAATGGTGGTTGAAAATCTGATGACAAAAGATGATGATTCTTAATGTATTTATCATGTATATTATTTTCAACAACAACCTATGCTGCTATGCCCTACTTTAATGGGATTGGAAAAAGCTATATCTCTATAATTCTTTCTCTTGCAAGAACATTTGTATTTCAAATAAGTTTCTTGTTTATTGGTTATTATGTTGCAAAAGCTGCATCAAATGACGGAACAAAAGATTGACTATACTTCTTAATTTATTCATTTAGTGAAATTCCAGCCGGGATAATTGCATTTATTCTTTTATTCTTTGCATTCAAAAAAAGTAAAAAAATTGGTATTGTTGATAAAGCAGATGATTTTGAAAAAATTAGTTATTTTGAAGCTAAACTTTCTCAATTAATTATCGATCATAACAAAAGAATAACAATATTGAATAACAAGTTAAAAGATAGCGATAAATTATTAGAACAACTTGAAAATGAAAATAAAGTTACAGAAAAGAAATTTTTAAAGGTGAATAATAAAAATTTAAATATAAATAAAGAAAAAACTGCTTAG
- a CDS encoding IS3 family transposase, translated as MAKQWTKNEKLNIINESKKIGILNAALKFDISTSTIKRWKSEVKVKGEGALEWGSGTQAKGNIKKFKSHDWIFKEPDDMSIEELREALKLERALKKHLAKTTKEKYFAIFNVKRMFSLKLSCLYLKVSRYGYLKWLKNGKPKYKNYNRILAIKIRCLFYLFKKRYGYNMITLFLNKYFKERLNPWVVYRYMKIMSLKAVKKKKVPNYDKSGPLRFENLLNRNFKSKNINEKWVTDVTYIKTINGNVYLSVIKDLFNSEIIDWKLSVSPNNKLCHTNLISAIKKRGAPKIIHSDQGSPYTNETWERLCKTNNINISMSRRGNSPDNGACESFFGTFKNECIYTYKVKELHHSNIYKIISDYIEFYNYVRPSLKHKKTPYEIRMEKVSF; from the coding sequence ATGGCAAAACAATGAACAAAAAATGAAAAACTTAATATAATTAATGAATCAAAAAAAATTGGTATTTTAAATGCGGCATTAAAGTTTGATATTAGTACTAGCACAATTAAAAGATGAAAATCAGAGGTAAAAGTTAAAGGTGAAGGCGCTCTTGAATGAGGTAGCGGAACACAAGCAAAAGGAAATATCAAAAAATTTAAATCTCATGATTGAATTTTTAAAGAACCTGATGATATGAGCATTGAAGAATTAAGAGAGGCTTTGAAACTGGAACGAGCTTTAAAAAAGCATTTGGCGAAGACAACTAAGGAAAAGTACTTCGCCATTTTTAATGTTAAAAGAATGTTTTCTTTGAAATTATCTTGTTTATATTTAAAAGTTTCAAGGTATGGATATTTAAAATGACTTAAAAACGGAAAACCAAAGTATAAAAATTATAATAGAATTTTAGCAATTAAGATAAGATGCCTTTTTTACTTGTTTAAAAAAAGATATGGTTATAATATGATAACTTTATTTTTAAACAAATACTTTAAAGAAAGATTAAACCCTTGAGTTGTTTATAGATATATGAAAATAATGAGTTTAAAAGCAGTGAAGAAAAAGAAAGTTCCAAACTATGATAAATCAGGTCCATTAAGATTTGAAAATCTACTAAATAGAAACTTTAAATCTAAAAATATAAATGAAAAATGAGTAACAGATGTAACTTATATAAAAACTATTAATGGAAACGTATATCTATCTGTTATAAAGGATTTGTTTAATTCAGAAATTATTGATTGAAAGTTATCGGTTAGTCCTAATAATAAATTATGTCATACAAATTTAATAAGCGCCATTAAAAAAAGAGGTGCACCAAAGATAATCCACTCAGATCAAGGATCACCATATACAAATGAAACTTGAGAAAGATTATGTAAAACTAATAATATAAATATTTCTATGTCACGAAGAGGAAATTCACCAGATAATGGTGCCTGTGAGTCTTTTTTTGGAACTTTTAAAAATGAATGTATATATACATATAAAGTAAAAGAACTACATCATTCAAATATTTATAAAATTATCTCAGACTATATAGAGTTTTATAATTATGTTAGACCTTCATTAAAACATAAAAAAACTCCATACGAAATTCGTATGGAGAAAGTATCTTTTTAA